TCGCCCAACAACCGCATGCCGGCGATCATCGACCATGCCCCGACCGATGGCGGCGAACCGGTCACCGTCTTCGAATCCGGCGCCATCCTGGTCTATCTGGCCGAGAAGACCGGAAAGTTCCTCCCCACCGATGTGCGAGGCCGCAAGACCGTTCTCGAATGGCTGTTCTGGCAGGTTGGCGGCCTCGGCCCGATGGCCGGCCAGAACCACCATTTCGTCCAGTACGCGCCGGAACGCATCCCCTACGCGATGGAGCGCTACGTCAAGGAGACCGGGCGCCTCTATGGCGTGATGGACAAGCGTCTGGCCGACAACGAGTTCCTGGGCGGCTCGGAGCTGTCGATCGCCGACATGGCCAGCTATCCCTGGATCGTCCCGCATCAGCGCCAGCAGCAGGATCTGGACAGCTTCCCCAACCTGAAGCGCTGGTTCACCGCGATCAAGGAGCGGCCGGCGGTGGTGCGCGCCTATGAGAAGGGTCAGGCCGTGAACCCCAGCGGCACCCCCACCGTGAATGACGAGAGCAAGAAGATCCTGTTCGGCCAGTCCGCCGACACGGTCAAGCGCTGATCCATCCAGCAGCCGGCCCGGTTCCATTCGCCGGGCCGGCGTTTTCGTATAGTCGCATGATCTATTGCGACACCCTTTCGCGCCGCACAAGATTTCGGGTGTCCCCGGTGTAGACAGGACCGCATCCGCTGCCTCCCCTGCCCACGCTGGCGCAGATGCCGGCGGGCATCGAGGCGAAGCTGCTGCTCGCCCGACAGGATGGCGAACCGGTCGGGCTGACCCCGGCGGCGGAGCGTGCCGCCCGGCGCGTGGCGGCGCGGACCGGCCACACGCTGCAACTGCGCATCGCCGATTCCGCGCAATGGGAGGATCTCGCGCCGGTCGACGCTCGCCAAGACGCAACGGGCTGGATCGGCGCCACCTTTTGCCGCAGTCCCGGCGCCGGTGCGCATGGGGTTGATTGGAATTTTGCGGACTCTCGGTGTGTACGAATGGGTAGAGCGGGCACTTCCTTCCCGCGTGTCATCAATATGACAGTCCCGTAACGCGGCTTTGCTTCTACAGCGGCATCGAATTGCGCATAATCCGGAGGGGGGGCCAATGGTGACGCCGGGCTATGGACAACATCGGTATTGGAAGCGGCGCTGCCGACGGGCTTCGGTCCCGGCCCGGCAGGACACTGTCATCCCTGATCGTCCCGCTCGCGCTGGGTCTTGCCCTGTGCCTTGCGTTCGGCGCCGCCCCGTCGCGCGCCCGGCAGGCTGATCCCGCGGCGCCGGCTCCGGCCGCGGAAAGCGGCACGGTCAAGCTGACCATCCTCTATGCCCAAGGCACCACCGACCTGGAGGAGACCGCCGGGCGCGGCGGAATGGCCCGTCTGGCCGGTGCGATCCGGCAGGAACGAAACAGCCGCGAGCTTGTCCTGGCCCTGCATGGCGGTCAGACGCTGGCGCCGTCGGTGCTCGCCTTCTACGACCAGGGCGCGCATGTCATCGACCTGCTGAACGGCATGACCATCGATGCGATGGCCGCGCTGAACCGCGAATTCCACCATGGCGACGACCAGCTGAGCGCCCGCGCCTTCGAGGCCGGGTTTCCGATCGTCACCACCAACACGGTCGACCGGTCGACCGGCCGCACGCCGGACGGACTGGAGGAGGCGGTGGTGCTGACCGCCGGTCCGTTGCGCATCGGCGTGCTGGCTGCGACCCCCGTCCTGACGCGGGAGACCACCCGCACGCAGCGAACGGAGTTCCGCGATCCCGTCGCCGCACTGGCTGCCAAGGCCGCGGCGCTGCGGGCCGAGGGGGTGGATCTGGTGGTGGCGATGACCGGCTATGCCGGCGACACCCACCGCAGCATCCTCGCCGCCCGCCCGGCCGACATCGTGCTGTATCAGGACCGCAACCGCCCCTTCGCCGTCGACTATGACGGCCGGTTCCTGTCGGCCACCGTGGGGCCGCAGGCGGGATGGGTGCTGGCACTCGACCTGACGGTGGAGCGGACGGCGCAGGCCGACGGCAAGATGCGGGTGACCTGGGCGCCGTCGCCCCGGCTGATCGACACCGCCGCCGTTGCGCCCGACGCCGCCATCGACATCCAGGCCAAGGCCTATGCCGCGCGGCTGGACACCATGCTGAGGATGGAGGTGGGACGTCTCACCGGGCCGATCGACACCCGCAAGGAAGCGGTGCGCACCGGCGAAAACGCGTTCGCCAACGCCGTCGTCGACATGCTGCGGGAGGCGCTGGACGCCGATGTGGCGCTGATCAACGGCGGCGGCATACGCGGCGACCGCCGTTATCCGGCCGGCGCCCTGCTGACCCGCCGCGACATCTATGCCGAGCTTCCCTATCACGATGTCGGCGTGGTGCTGGACGTCACCGGACAGCAGCTGTGGGATGCGGTGGAGAGCGGCGTGTCGGCGGTGGAGCAGTTGCAGGGCCGTTTCCCTCACCTGTCCAATGCCCGTGCCGAGATCGACCTGAGCCGCCCGCAAGGTCAAAGGCTGCGCAGCCTGTCGGTCGGCGGCAAGCCGGTCGGCCTTTCCACCCGCTACCGGCTGGCGACCAGCAGCTTCCTGGCGGCCGGCGGCGACGG
Above is a genomic segment from Azospirillum humicireducens containing:
- a CDS encoding bifunctional metallophosphatase/5'-nucleotidase produces the protein MDNIGIGSGAADGLRSRPGRTLSSLIVPLALGLALCLAFGAAPSRARQADPAAPAPAAESGTVKLTILYAQGTTDLEETAGRGGMARLAGAIRQERNSRELVLALHGGQTLAPSVLAFYDQGAHVIDLLNGMTIDAMAALNREFHHGDDQLSARAFEAGFPIVTTNTVDRSTGRTPDGLEEAVVLTAGPLRIGVLAATPVLTRETTRTQRTEFRDPVAALAAKAAALRAEGVDLVVAMTGYAGDTHRSILAARPADIVLYQDRNRPFAVDYDGRFLSATVGPQAGWVLALDLTVERTAQADGKMRVTWAPSPRLIDTAAVAPDAAIDIQAKAYAARLDTMLRMEVGRLTGPIDTRKEAVRTGENAFANAVVDMLREALDADVALINGGGIRGDRRYPAGALLTRRDIYAELPYHDVGVVLDVTGQQLWDAVESGVSAVEQLQGRFPHLSNARAEIDLSRPQGQRLRSLSVGGKPVGLSTRYRLATSSFLAAGGDGYVMLAGAPRLVEDRNTDFFSTQLIGQIVRDGEFTPRLDGRMTVRR
- a CDS encoding glutathione binding-like protein, with the translated sequence MIDLYFWPTPNGHKITIFLEEAGLDYRFEPVNISKGDQFKPEFLAFSPNNRMPAIIDHAPTDGGEPVTVFESGAILVYLAEKTGKFLPTDVRGRKTVLEWLFWQVGGLGPMAGQNHHFVQYAPERIPYAMERYVKETGRLYGVMDKRLADNEFLGGSELSIADMASYPWIVPHQRQQQDLDSFPNLKRWFTAIKERPAVVRAYEKGQAVNPSGTPTVNDESKKILFGQSADTVKR